In a genomic window of Saccharothrix sp. HUAS TT1:
- a CDS encoding alpha/beta fold hydrolase gives MHSQFSPHRGQRVDLPGRHGPIAALRAPAAGRDLGATALLLPGYTGSKEDFAPLLDPIADAGVEAVAVDLPGQYESVGPVPESDYRPEALGAVVAELVAKLAAEGRRVLLLGHSYGGLVARGAVLAGAPVAGLTLMASGPSELPPGARRTALEYGEVVLREQGVEAAQEVNETRYALDPAWRAVPQRLKDFYRERFVRSSPAGLLGMGEALRTEPDLVAKLARATRSARVPCLVVCGELDDAWSAASQRDMAERLDADFAVLPGAVHSPNTEAPDALLATLLPTWRAWLS, from the coding sequence GTGCACTCGCAGTTCAGCCCGCACCGCGGCCAACGCGTGGACCTGCCCGGCAGGCACGGCCCGATCGCGGCGCTGCGCGCGCCCGCCGCCGGCCGCGACCTCGGCGCCACCGCCCTCCTGCTGCCCGGCTACACCGGGTCCAAGGAGGACTTCGCGCCGCTGCTCGACCCGATCGCCGACGCCGGCGTCGAGGCCGTCGCGGTCGACCTGCCCGGCCAGTACGAGTCGGTCGGCCCGGTGCCGGAGTCGGACTACCGGCCCGAGGCGTTGGGCGCGGTGGTGGCCGAGCTGGTCGCGAAGCTGGCCGCCGAGGGCAGGCGCGTGCTGCTGCTCGGCCACTCGTACGGCGGGCTCGTGGCCCGCGGCGCGGTGCTGGCGGGCGCGCCGGTGGCCGGGTTGACGCTGATGGCGTCCGGGCCGTCGGAGCTGCCGCCGGGCGCGCGGCGCACCGCTCTGGAGTACGGCGAGGTGGTGCTGCGCGAGCAGGGCGTCGAGGCGGCGCAGGAGGTCAACGAGACGCGGTACGCGCTCGACCCGGCGTGGCGGGCGGTGCCGCAGCGGTTGAAGGACTTCTACCGGGAGCGGTTCGTCCGCTCGTCGCCCGCCGGGCTGCTCGGCATGGGCGAGGCGCTGCGCACCGAGCCGGACCTGGTCGCCAAGCTGGCCCGCGCCACGCGGTCGGCGCGCGTCCCGTGCCTGGTGGTGTGCGGCGAGCTGGACGACGCCTGGTCGGCGGCGAGCCAGCGGGACATGGCCGAGCGCCTGGACGCCGACTTCGCCGTGCTGCCCGGTGCCGTGCACAGCCCGAACACCGAGGCGCCGGACGCCCTGCTGGCCACGCTCCTGCCGACCTGGCGGGCCTGGCTCTCCTGA
- a CDS encoding PHP domain-containing protein translates to MRIDLHTHSTESDGTDTPAELVAAAAATGLSAVALTDHDTAAGWAEAANALPPGLKLVRGAELSCASDDGRGRVITVHLLAYLYDHTSPALVEEQLRLRLERRQRLRRMAERMVADGFPVDPDEMMASMPADAPAGRPHLAMALMRAGVVSSVDEAFARYLTGGRYYVPRTDTPVERAIEMITEAGGVTVLAHPFAVSRGPIVADRVLADLAGLGLAGVEVDHPDHDQGTRARLRGLAGELGLLTTGSSDYHGTNKTVRLGAETTSPDVLDALADRATGCKILVG, encoded by the coding sequence GTGCGCATCGACCTGCACACCCACTCGACCGAGTCCGACGGCACCGACACGCCCGCGGAGTTGGTGGCGGCCGCGGCCGCCACCGGCTTGAGCGCGGTCGCGCTCACCGACCACGACACCGCCGCGGGCTGGGCGGAGGCGGCCAACGCGCTGCCCCCCGGCCTGAAGCTGGTGCGCGGCGCCGAGCTGTCCTGTGCCTCCGACGACGGCCGGGGCCGGGTCATCACCGTCCACCTGCTCGCCTACCTGTACGACCACACCTCGCCCGCGCTGGTCGAGGAGCAGCTGCGGCTGCGGCTCGAACGACGCCAGCGGCTGCGCCGGATGGCCGAGCGGATGGTCGCCGACGGCTTCCCCGTCGACCCGGACGAGATGATGGCGTCCATGCCGGCCGACGCGCCCGCCGGACGCCCGCACCTGGCCATGGCGCTGATGCGGGCCGGCGTCGTGTCCAGCGTCGACGAGGCGTTCGCCAGGTACCTCACCGGCGGCCGCTACTACGTGCCGCGGACCGACACGCCGGTGGAGCGGGCCATCGAGATGATCACCGAGGCCGGCGGCGTGACGGTGCTGGCGCACCCGTTCGCCGTGTCGCGGGGGCCGATCGTCGCCGACCGGGTGCTGGCCGACCTCGCGGGGCTGGGGCTCGCCGGCGTCGAGGTCGACCACCCCGACCACGACCAGGGGACGCGGGCGCGGCTGCGCGGGCTGGCGGGGGAGCTGGGCCTGCTGACCACGGGGTCCAGCGACTACCACGGCACGAACAAGACCGTGCGCCTCGGCGCCGAGACGACGTCACCGGACGTGCTGGACGCCCTGGCCGACCGGGCCACCGGCTGCAAGATCCTGGTGGGCTAG
- a CDS encoding DUF2332 domain-containing protein — protein sequence MTPLDLVRQRLASFARREAHGVSPLYEHLAAHAADDPEVAGLLTAAPERFAHATLFLAAAHRLVQAEPFHELSHYYPSLGGTYGADDNTWPLFRRFVLDRADRVRELVSTRTTQTNEVRRATLLYPALAQVKGPVGLLEVGCSAGLLLNLDQYAYRYQTQQVGQLAAGPAKAALGLHCALELEPGAELPKIPKSVKVAAKVGLDRAPADLTDEDTYAWLEACVWADQPERLRLFGVAATVQRKSPPEFVVGDAVADLRRAADRVPAELPLVVLTSSVLAYLPGEEFVRALRDLGRPAWWLSHEGYAAGLAHVLPGREDLRPGPDEPAFGVVGLVRVEDGEVRSARALAKTAPHGQRLTWLA from the coding sequence GTGACCCCGCTGGACCTGGTGCGGCAACGACTGGCCTCGTTCGCGCGGCGGGAGGCGCACGGCGTCTCACCGCTCTACGAGCACCTGGCCGCGCACGCCGCCGACGATCCGGAGGTCGCCGGGCTGCTGACCGCCGCCCCGGAGCGGTTCGCGCACGCGACCCTGTTCCTGGCGGCGGCGCACCGGCTGGTGCAGGCCGAGCCGTTCCACGAGCTGTCGCACTACTACCCGTCCCTCGGCGGCACGTACGGCGCGGACGACAACACGTGGCCGCTGTTCCGGCGGTTCGTGCTCGACCGCGCCGACCGGGTGCGCGAGCTGGTCTCGACCCGCACCACGCAGACCAACGAGGTGCGCCGCGCCACCCTGCTGTACCCGGCGCTGGCGCAGGTCAAGGGACCGGTGGGGCTGCTGGAGGTCGGCTGCTCGGCCGGGTTGCTGCTCAACCTCGACCAGTACGCCTACCGCTACCAGACCCAGCAGGTCGGGCAGCTGGCCGCCGGACCGGCCAAGGCGGCGCTCGGCCTGCACTGCGCGCTGGAGCTGGAGCCGGGCGCGGAGCTGCCGAAGATCCCCAAGTCGGTGAAGGTCGCGGCCAAGGTCGGGCTGGACCGGGCGCCCGCCGACCTGACCGACGAGGACACCTACGCCTGGCTGGAGGCGTGCGTCTGGGCCGACCAGCCGGAGCGGCTGCGGCTGTTCGGCGTGGCGGCGACCGTGCAGCGCAAGTCGCCGCCGGAGTTCGTGGTCGGCGACGCGGTGGCGGACCTGCGGCGGGCCGCCGACCGGGTGCCCGCCGAGCTGCCGCTGGTGGTCCTGACCAGCAGCGTGCTGGCGTACCTGCCGGGGGAGGAGTTCGTGCGCGCGCTGCGCGACCTCGGCCGGCCGGCGTGGTGGCTCAGCCACGAGGGGTACGCGGCGGGGCTGGCGCACGTGCTGCCGGGGCGGGAGGACCTGCGGCCCGGACCGGACGAGCCGGCGTTCGGCGTGGTGGGCCTGGTCCGGGTCGAGGACGGCGAGGTGCGGTCCGCGCGGGCGCTGGCGAAGACCGCCCCGCACGGCCAGCGGCTCACCTGGCTCGCCTGA
- a CDS encoding PQQ-binding-like beta-propeller repeat protein, which translates to MGQPEQAESNGQVVLDGEDVLAEPVEPRDEDTPERLPARSWRTRGDFIGLALVVVGVLVATLTVWLTSDARNTVSQTGPSAITPLQPVTAMPPTLAESWRAPSGATPVPVNLDSVVVTGDGGEVVGRDALSGDVRWRYARDWPLCTVTTAWGRVFAVHRKDTNCSEVTTLETGSGKRGPQRNGDAELGARLLNEGSHVLTTGGSYVEVYRRDDLVRSMEYGALRAIVNPGKQPRTGCTYHSFAVTGGKVALIERCPAQDPSDRLTILKPNPEKSDEPQVITTVLTGETGARVIAVTANRVALAVPGRIVVFDSETGSSIGTYPVDVTADELAGDPPGRVASTFTSTANTYWFTGSKTVALSLNDLNPLWTADDTLGAGTTLAGRLLLPVQGALAVLDQVTGEEVGRVPVDRGDHTGPIEMATEGPVVLEQRGGTLVALR; encoded by the coding sequence GTGGGCCAGCCGGAGCAGGCGGAGTCGAACGGGCAGGTCGTGCTGGACGGGGAAGACGTCCTGGCCGAGCCCGTCGAGCCGCGGGACGAGGACACCCCCGAACGGCTGCCGGCCCGGTCGTGGCGCACCAGGGGCGACTTCATCGGCCTGGCCCTGGTCGTGGTCGGCGTGCTGGTCGCGACCCTCACCGTGTGGCTGACCAGCGACGCCCGCAACACCGTCAGCCAGACCGGCCCGTCCGCGATCACCCCGCTCCAACCGGTCACCGCCATGCCGCCGACGCTGGCCGAGAGCTGGCGCGCCCCCAGCGGCGCGACGCCGGTCCCGGTGAACCTCGACTCGGTCGTGGTCACCGGTGACGGCGGCGAGGTCGTCGGCCGCGACGCGCTGAGCGGCGACGTCCGCTGGCGCTACGCCCGCGACTGGCCGCTGTGCACCGTCACCACGGCTTGGGGCCGGGTGTTCGCGGTGCACCGCAAGGACACCAACTGCTCCGAGGTCACCACCCTCGAAACCGGTTCCGGCAAGCGCGGCCCGCAGCGCAACGGCGACGCCGAGCTGGGCGCCCGGCTGCTGAACGAGGGCTCGCACGTGCTCACCACCGGCGGGAGCTACGTCGAGGTCTACCGCCGCGACGACCTGGTCCGCTCGATGGAGTACGGCGCGCTGCGCGCCATCGTGAACCCGGGCAAGCAGCCGCGCACCGGCTGCACGTACCACTCGTTCGCGGTCACCGGCGGCAAGGTCGCGCTGATCGAGCGCTGCCCCGCGCAGGACCCGTCCGACCGCCTCACGATCCTCAAGCCGAACCCGGAGAAGTCGGACGAGCCGCAGGTCATCACCACCGTGCTGACCGGCGAGACCGGCGCGCGGGTGATCGCGGTGACGGCGAACCGGGTCGCGCTGGCCGTGCCCGGCCGGATCGTGGTGTTCGACTCCGAGACCGGCAGCTCGATCGGGACCTACCCGGTCGACGTCACCGCCGACGAGCTGGCGGGCGATCCGCCCGGTCGGGTGGCGTCGACCTTCACCAGCACCGCGAACACCTACTGGTTCACCGGGTCGAAGACGGTGGCGCTGTCGCTGAACGACCTGAACCCGCTGTGGACCGCCGACGACACCCTCGGCGCGGGCACCACGCTCGCCGGTCGGCTGTTGCTGCCGGTCCAGGGCGCGTTGGCGGTGCTCGACCAGGTCACCGGCGAGGAGGTCGGCCGGGTGCCGGTCGACCGCGGCGACCACACCGGCCCGATCGAGATGGCCACCGAGGGACCCGTGGTGCTGGAGCAGCGCGGCGGCACGCTCGTCGCACTGCGGTAA
- a CDS encoding RICIN domain-containing protein, whose protein sequence is MTFRRALTAVVVAASALSVAPAADAREAAAPETVIRIDSVAEPGTVWKQSDQAGAPVIARPFSGSANEGWVVVDYGAIREQGQGLCATAEGGKVVGRACVGVPAQRWKVSFLSSGTVVVFQNLATAACVEHDGAGRPLLLANCNVNLSAQRWRVPAF, encoded by the coding sequence ATGACGTTCCGACGTGCGTTGACCGCCGTCGTCGTGGCCGCTTCGGCGCTGTCGGTCGCGCCGGCGGCCGACGCCCGAGAGGCTGCCGCTCCGGAAACGGTGATCAGGATCGACAGCGTGGCCGAGCCGGGCACGGTGTGGAAGCAGTCCGACCAGGCCGGCGCGCCGGTCATCGCGCGGCCCTTCAGCGGGAGCGCGAACGAGGGGTGGGTGGTCGTCGACTACGGCGCCATCAGGGAGCAGGGGCAAGGGCTCTGCGCGACCGCGGAGGGGGGCAAGGTCGTCGGCAGGGCGTGCGTCGGCGTCCCCGCCCAGAGGTGGAAGGTCTCGTTCCTGAGCAGCGGCACGGTCGTGGTGTTCCAGAACCTCGCGACGGCCGCCTGCGTCGAGCACGACGGCGCCGGGCGACCGCTGCTCCTCGCGAACTGCAACGTGAACCTGAGCGCTCAGCGCTGGCGCGTTCCCGCCTTCTGA
- a CDS encoding RecB family exonuclease encodes MEEQLGFDFGAMPKKLVRVTPAKLATWADCPRRFRMAYLDRPSPPRGGAWAHNTLGAVVHNALKALFDLPAQRRTPEQAVALLHRQWKNDGFRDAEQAAGYRDRAVGWVRDYVTDLDTSIEPVGIERWVSTPTSKIVAEGRVDRIDLRDGELVIVDYKTGRHALTVDDARGSQALALYALAARRTLRKPCHRVELHHLPTGTVAVWEHTEESLGRHVTRAEEAADELRLATDTLDAGGDREILFPPRTGRQCTWCDFRRSCPEGQQAAPTLDPWALLAP; translated from the coding sequence GTGGAGGAACAGCTGGGGTTCGACTTCGGCGCGATGCCGAAGAAGCTGGTGCGGGTGACGCCGGCGAAGCTCGCCACGTGGGCCGACTGCCCGCGTCGCTTCCGCATGGCCTACCTCGACCGGCCGTCGCCGCCGCGTGGTGGGGCGTGGGCGCACAACACCCTCGGCGCGGTGGTGCACAACGCGCTCAAGGCGCTGTTCGACCTGCCCGCCCAGCGCCGCACCCCGGAGCAGGCGGTGGCGCTGCTGCACCGGCAGTGGAAGAACGACGGCTTCCGGGACGCCGAGCAGGCCGCCGGGTACCGGGACCGGGCGGTCGGGTGGGTGCGCGACTACGTCACCGACCTCGACACCTCGATCGAGCCGGTCGGCATCGAGCGCTGGGTGTCCACGCCCACCTCGAAGATCGTCGCCGAGGGCCGGGTGGACCGGATCGACCTGCGCGACGGCGAGCTGGTGATCGTCGACTACAAGACCGGCCGGCACGCGCTGACGGTGGACGACGCGCGCGGCTCGCAGGCGTTGGCGCTGTACGCGCTGGCCGCCCGGCGCACGTTGCGCAAGCCGTGCCACCGGGTGGAGCTGCACCACCTGCCGACCGGCACGGTCGCGGTCTGGGAGCACACCGAGGAGAGCCTGGGCCGGCACGTGACCCGGGCCGAGGAGGCGGCGGACGAGCTGCGGCTGGCCACCGACACCCTCGACGCGGGCGGCGACCGGGAGATCCTGTTCCCGCCGCGCACCGGCAGGCAGTGCACCTGGTGTGACTTCCGCCGCTCCTGCCCCGAAGGGCAGCAGGCGGCGCCGACGCTCGACCCGTGGGCGTTGCTCGCGCCGTAG
- a CDS encoding MaoC family dehydratase: MQFGRYYEEFEVGAVYKHWPGKTVTEYDDHLFCLLTMNHHPLHLDAHFAAETTEFGKNVVVGNYVYSLLLGMSVPDVSGKAIANLEVESLKHVKPTFHGDTIYGETEVLAKTPSKSKDDRGVVHVETRGYKQDGTVVCVFRRKVMVPKRSYGEARGGEQPGRPEPSTG, from the coding sequence GTGCAGTTCGGGCGTTACTACGAGGAGTTCGAGGTCGGCGCGGTCTACAAGCACTGGCCCGGGAAGACGGTCACCGAGTACGACGACCACCTGTTCTGCCTGCTCACGATGAACCACCACCCGCTGCACCTGGACGCGCACTTCGCCGCGGAGACCACCGAGTTCGGCAAGAACGTCGTCGTGGGCAACTACGTCTACTCGCTGCTGCTGGGCATGTCGGTGCCCGACGTGTCGGGCAAGGCCATCGCGAACCTGGAGGTCGAATCGCTCAAGCACGTCAAGCCGACCTTCCACGGCGACACCATCTACGGTGAGACCGAGGTGCTGGCCAAGACCCCCTCCAAGTCCAAGGACGACCGCGGTGTGGTCCACGTCGAGACCCGCGGGTACAAACAGGATGGAACGGTCGTCTGCGTGTTCCGCCGCAAGGTCATGGTGCCCAAGCGCTCCTACGGCGAGGCGCGCGGCGGCGAGCAGCCGGGCAGGCCCGAGCCTTCCACCGGCTGA
- a CDS encoding PH domain-containing protein has product MFAPRDPDEYLLPTERRVIRVRRHWSSLLWDLLEAAALLAGAMMISYLLPDNATIIQNILWYAALFVLLRLAYFVMEWWVERIVVTDKRFMISSGVFETKVAMMPISKVTDLTYERTVLGRMFGFGTLVVESAGQIQALNRIEYLPNPEEVYDAISELTFGDKKAQAERFSMIKAQRAARGKKMVP; this is encoded by the coding sequence ATGTTCGCACCACGGGACCCCGACGAGTACCTGCTCCCCACGGAGCGTCGGGTCATCCGGGTCCGCAGGCACTGGAGCAGTCTGCTCTGGGATCTCCTCGAGGCGGCGGCGCTGCTCGCCGGCGCGATGATGATCTCGTACCTGCTGCCCGACAACGCGACGATCATCCAGAACATCCTCTGGTACGCCGCGCTGTTCGTGCTGCTCAGGCTGGCCTACTTCGTCATGGAGTGGTGGGTGGAGCGGATCGTCGTCACCGACAAGAGGTTCATGATCTCCTCGGGGGTCTTCGAGACCAAGGTCGCCATGATGCCGATCAGCAAGGTCACCGACCTCACCTACGAGCGGACGGTGCTCGGGCGCATGTTCGGCTTCGGGACGCTCGTGGTCGAGTCGGCCGGTCAGATCCAGGCCCTGAACCGGATCGAGTACCTGCCCAACCCCGAGGAGGTCTACGACGCCATCTCGGAGTTGACCTTCGGCGACAAGAAGGCACAGGCGGAGCGCTTCTCGATGATCAAGGCCCAGCGGGCGGCGCGCGGCAAGAAGATGGTGCCGTAG
- a CDS encoding NUDIX hydrolase: MTAEREPRIRCVGGIVHDPDGRLLLVRRRNPPGEGLWSLPGGRVEPGEDDETAIVRELFEETGLSVTVGALIGTVTRPAPRGLYEIHDYACQVRSGVLRAGDDASDTRWADAAILATLPLVEMLHDTLRDWDQLPRR, from the coding sequence GTGACGGCCGAACGTGAGCCCCGGATCCGCTGTGTCGGGGGCATCGTGCACGACCCCGACGGACGACTATTACTCGTTAGACGACGCAATCCCCCAGGTGAGGGACTGTGGTCGTTACCGGGTGGCCGAGTTGAGCCCGGAGAGGATGACGAGACCGCAATAGTGCGGGAACTTTTCGAAGAAACGGGACTCTCCGTGACCGTCGGAGCGTTGATCGGGACCGTCACCAGGCCGGCGCCGCGGGGTCTCTACGAGATCCACGACTACGCCTGCCAGGTGCGATCGGGGGTGCTCCGGGCGGGCGACGACGCTTCGGACACGCGCTGGGCCGACGCTGCGATCTTGGCCACACTTCCACTGGTCGAGATGCTGCACGACACCCTGCGGGACTGGGACCAGCTCCCCCGCCGCTGA